The stretch of DNA GCGCCAACTGCCCACGAACTGCTGACGAAAATGGAGGTGAACTGACCTCACTGCCCACCACACTTTAATACGCGTCCTTGAGTTTATATAAAACGCCTGGCCTCGTTGACAAACGGCATTGTTATTGTGTTGAATGATTCTCTCGATTGTGCTCAGCAATACACCCGTTCACACCGGGAGGTGGCGTCGCGGACGAGCTGGGAGATGACCGAGCTGGGCTACGGGAAAGCTGCACCGGAGCCAGAGGAGGAGGCGGCATCGTGCTGATGTGTGGCAGGCGTCGTCGTCCCTGGTTGCTCAACTGGCCACTGGGATTGCAATTGCAATAATCGTAGTGTGTTGTGGTTTTGCGTTGTTGGTTGCCTTTCATGTGACCCTGTACGTTGGATTGCGACTTGATCTGGCGAAGAAGCCTAAGATTGTGTATCTAGTCATTGTCTGCCCCCTTGGAATGAATGCAGCGGCGTGAGCAAATGCTGACTGATAAACTACCAACGTCAGAACTCAGGTGAAGTGAACCGATCGGGCAGTCGTTTTCTTGGGTGTGAATGAATGGTTGTGCATGCATCTTACTAGCATCAGTACCGCTGGGAATGACGTTAATAACGAGCTGACACAACATCATTAATCTACAAGTTCCTTTCACAACCATCTTGTCAATACTGGCATGTTCAACCTCAGGTCAAAAAGGAAGAAGGGAGAAACCATGGCCGCCTCAGCTTGGCTGGTAGTCCGGGCTCTCCACATCGGCTCAATGTGGTCCGGGAGCCACTTCCCCCCTGGCCATGGCTCCCACGGTGCCACCGCCTGTCAGGCATGCGTTTCCTGACACCTGCAGGCACCCAGTTGAGACATGTGGCTGTACATGTTCCCTTGCAGTGCTATGTCGGCTGCCTGGGCTGCTGCGCCTGCACTGCCTTCTGTGTTTTTTATCCACCAAGTTTGGTCAATTAGGACACATCACCGCGTTGCTAAATGAAGGGCCGTGGTTTGCAATACAACAGTTCCAAAGAAAACATCTCAACTCATGCAACATCAACCACAAAATAATTCCATCCCAAACAGGCCAAAAGATAAACACGCATACTTGTGCTAAGCAAATTGCAAATAACAACATAGGTTTGCGATCAGACCGAAGTGCAAAAACATGCACGGCACAGACGTTAAAAGAGATGCCACTTTACGAAACACATCTCTAAAAAGCCACACGACATTGCTCCTCAAAGGCACATTAATAGTCAGGAAACGTTACCAGCCAAATTTGTAATTTGTTCGATGAACCGACGAAAAAATTCTACATGGTCAAGTTCCAGTTTCCAAAGACAAAGTCCTACAAGCTGCACTTGGCTGTGCCAAGACAATGGCAACTGGACAAGGCGCACTGTAAGGAATAGAAATAATACAACAAACTCGACAAGCGCCACATAGTAAACTATAAAGATTAAAGACATTTACAGAAGCACCCCAATCACATTAAATTATGAGAGCTACATTCCTTGTGCCTCGGGCTGACCACTTATTTACCGTGTCCAGAAGACCACCACCCCATCATCTGGCAATAGCACTTCACATCCTCCTCGTAGCATCTCCTGTGATCCAAAACTCAACAGGAAATGCTGTGCTTATCTTCAGATTATAATTTATACACAGCACACATGGAAGTAGAATCGTTTTCTCAGTGCTACTAGTACTGAGCCCTCTCATCGCCATCAAAATTAAGACCTTCAATACCTTTGAGGGCAGACTCGTAGTTCTTCGGGTTAGATGAGTGCCGGGCAGAAGAGGAACGCTGTGGTTCTGCAGAATCAACCGGTGGGCTTCTCTGAGCACCTGAGGTTCTACGGAATGCACCAGGGCTTGCATCAGTCGTGCGTGATCGTGAAGGCTCAAAAGTGTCGCTTGCCACAGCATCCCGGCTACTTGAAACAGCAGCTCTCCTTGACGATCCACTTGACCGCCCCAAAAAATTCGAGCCAGATATCTGAACAACAGCGACAACAGCCAGAGTAAGAAGCTTGAAACAATGGAGTAATGTTGCTGGTGTTTAATTTCCATATTGCAGATTATGAatcatgatgcctatatacaagAACATAAAATATTATGAATGGAGTCATCCACGAGGAAAACAGAACATTCACAACTAAATGAAAAACAAGAGATATAAAGATTACAGAGTGATAATACAAGCCTACAAAAAAAACACCAACACTTGCACAAAGCTGGAAGTATTTCTGCAAGCCACATGAAACACTGATCAGGGTTGCACAGCTGGGAAATGGCAGTTTATGATGACCTATGTGGGTCGAATTTTGGCAAATGAGAGCACAAGTTTATAAGAACAAGTCATGGACGCAAGATTGCCTAAGAAAATTTGACTAGTGAGCACATAGTTCCTCTTTTGCACTAGATATTGAAAAAAAGTGTCTGGCTTTAATCTtccaatcacaatatcaagtccTATACTACGAACAACGGGAAATGGGGAGAGTACACACCGCAGGGTCTTTAGAAATAGGAGCATCATTTCCTACAGGGGCTTTCTGCTTATTTGAAGTCCCCACGCTTGCAATGGGTGGTGGGGCACGACGTCGGTCCATTGCTGACCAACCACTAATCCTCCCTTCAACGGCACCTACATCATAACAAATGGATAAATAAATATGGCTAAGAAAGTCAGACAATTCATTGTTCAACTATAGAAATCATATCTGGTTCAAATTAGCCATAGAAGCAAAGGAACTTTTTGGCAACTTTATTATAAGTCAATTACTCATCAATATTGCCTGAAACAGTAATACTCGTAAGGAACAATCAAAATAAACCAATTACCAGATTGACTATCATTCTGCAATACAGGTGGTGTCAACCCAGAAGGTCCTGCACCATGGCCCTGTAAAATATATGCAAGACGTCACAATTTCACATGGATGGCTACGTAAAAATACACATATTTGGTTGGTGAGTGCACGACGGAAGGACTTACCGCAACACGAGGCGGGGCACTAGCAATTTGAGATTGCTGGTACTTCAGTATTGTCCAGTCAAATACATAGTCAAACTGAAAACCTGCAAGGCATTATTCTGATATGAGCCATGCGCCTGTAACCTTTAAAGCGTTTTGGATGTTGGTACTTCAATAATAAACAAAATGCAACAGGTTTCCATCAAGTATGGAGGAGGGAAGTTAATATCTCATGGCTTTAAGTATGAAAAGAAAAACAATATTTCCTAATCCTCTTCAAGAATGAAAACAGAATCAAACCTTCACGGATAAAGAGGTCACGGAACAGTCGCTTAAGGTAGGAATAATCAGGCTTGTCATCAAACCGAAGCGAGCGGCAATAATGGAAATATGATGTGAACTCAGTAGGATACCCACGACACAGAGCCTGAAATAGAATGAGAACATTATAACCAACATGATATACAAGGCGGAGTGCCAATAACCAGTACAGACATTATTACTACCAAGTACCTCAATTGATGTTGCAACTTTTTTCTCACTGATTTTCTCATACTTCTGCTTCTTCGTTCCTGCTTTCAGACCTTGCCAAGGAAGGCTGAAAAGAAAACAACATTACATCTGATTCATTAATGTATCTTACGTGGCACACAATAAGAATCCAGAAAATAAACCGACCTTCCCCGTAGGAAGTACATAAGAACATATCCAAGAGATTCCAAGTCATCTCTTCGACTTTGTTCTGATCAACAACAAAAATATAGAAGTAAATGGTCAGAAAAGAAGATATGCAGGGCAAGGATTATGACGCTCAACTGACAGCAGGATGAAGTCCAACAGGTGGAAGTTACAATGTAAAAGAAACAATTATGAACTGGTAGAGTATCATTTTCTCACCAATGCCAAGATGAGTGTTCACACTTGCATATCTTGCTGTCCCAGTCAAGTTTTTGTTCTCTCTGCAATATTACCATCAAGTAAGAACACAGGGCAGAGCCAAAGTAGATCAGAAAGAAAAACTGACATAAGAAGGGTGCTCCAACTAAAATGACATCTTCAAGAAAAGAACTACtaaaacatattcgacataatcTAGCAGTGTCATTTCTGTATGATGTATGGAAATAACTTAAGCTGCTATCATACTCTCTAGATAACTTAGTATGTTTATGCCTCTACCTGTATGGGATGTGTTGATGAGTTGAGGTATCCCTGTACTTTTTGGCAAGACCAAAATCTATAACATAGACCTGAAAAATATAAGAGCACGAATAAAGTGGTAAGAATTAACACAAGGAAATAATACAGCAGATCTGAATTAATTACTAAACACTGCATTGCTACCCACCTGATTAGCCCGCCTACCAAGACCCATGAGAAAATTATCTGGCTTAATGTCTCGATGCAGAAATGACTTGGAATGGACGAATTCCACTCGATTTATCTACAAGTGGGAGAGTGCAGATCAGATACAGCTCATAAGCTAGGAATAAACAAAGAAAAAGACGGTACACATACGACAAAAATGAGGAGCAAAATCATAAtgtatgtatgacaaaaaaaaaaGCAATGGAAGGAAAAGTGAAAATGTGCGTTAGAGTGGCTAGCAAATGGAGCTGAGGTCCATGTAAATTAATCAAGGATAGGTACAGAGTTAATTGCTTGCTGATTGCTATATACAAATAGATTGATGAAGGCGACAAGAAGGGATGGCATCAAATGATTAGTGTATGTGTACGTACCATCTGATCGGCAAGCATAAGTACAGTCTTGAGAGATAATTTTCTGCTGCAAAAATTAAATAGATCCTCCAGACTTGGCCCCAGCAAATCCATGACTAAGACATTGTAGTCTCCTTCTACACCAAACCACCTGACATTTGGGATTCCAGCTGCCACAACAAAGATTGTCAAACCACTAGTTCTATCGAAGTCCTACAAAATTATGCACGATGTAAAGCTTCCATACTTCCTCCTTGCAAAATCCTGTAAATCTTTGATTCGTAGAGCAGCTGAGGATGTTTTGTCTTCACATTTTCCTGCATGAACAAGAAAGTAATAAAATGTCAAACTTCAGAAATCTGATGCAGGCAATCAAGACGAAATAACCTGCATACTAAATTTAGTGGTAGTTTATAGAGGCAACAAGCCACTATGATGCAGAATTATGGGCAATGGGTCTCTATATCTAGACTGTCACTCCGGGCTACGGAGTATGCAGCAATATGTTTCACAAGTTACTGTTTCTCATTCCTCTCCTGGTTTACTGTATCTGCCGTTCATATTTTATTACTATATACATCATCCAATACTCGGCAGCTTGAGCTTAGTTGTCAATCTGCATAGATTAACCGAAAGCGCATAAAAAGCTCAAGTCCAACGAAGTCAACCACGCCAGTCAATTCCCAGGAACATTGACCAATCAACTAGTCCAAATTGTTCATCCATCCATGGAGAACTAAATCTGCCAACGAGGGCAGAGCATCCATCCAGAGCTCAAGCTTTGAGAAGAGCGGCATGTCACGAGCTATCCTACAGGAACCCGCAACCTGGCCGACGATAACCGGAACCAAGCATGAGCTGGTCCACATTCCTCAACCACTACGGCGTCCAAAGCAGGCTAACGCAGCAGCAGTACTACTCGGGAGCATCAGAAAGATCCGAGCAGTCGAATCGCAGCAGCAGGAGCACGTACCAGCTTAATCGCCACCTCCTCGTTGGTCTGGATATTTGTCCCTGCACGCACGCAAAGGGGACAGACAAACAAACAGAAGCGCGTCAAAAATCGATCGAGAACTAGAAAATCCCCCAAAAATGGAATCCGAAATTCGGGGCAAAGAGCAGAGAGGCCGGCCCGCACCGAGATAGATCTCCCCGAAGGAGCCGCTGCCGATCTTGCGGCCGAGCCGAAACTTGTTCCCAACCCGCGGCTCCATCCCCGCCCTCCCCGAGAAATGCTCCGCCGAAGCTCGGGAGTTCCCACCGAGCACAGCCGAAAAGACAAAGGCTAAAAAAAATGACGCGCTTTCCCCTCCCGAGAGACCTAGCGGCGGGGGCTCAGATCGGCGCCGGGCTGGAGGCTCAGGGACCTGCGAGGCGGGGAGGCTCCCgcggtggtggtggtgatggtgctgctacctagggtttggggagggaggggaggaggggtgggCGGCCATGGCCGTGTGGGTGCCGCTTGGGATTGTTTTTTCGGGGGGAGTTGGGGAAGTAGACCAAGCAAGCAAAGCAGAGCAGAGCGCAGgaggaaaaagaaaaaaggaCCAGTTTGGCCTCCCCACCCCGACTCTATCCCATTCCCCGtatcttcttcttctccttctttccTTTTGCATTTTAGCCCTCGCTTTGACGCTTTCGCTTTCCCCTGGTGGATGCTTTGAATATTGCTTGGGGTACCCTACTGTACTCTGCCGTAAGCCCGTAACCCTCTTGCTTAGCATTATCTTCTTCTTTTTATTGGACTGGATGAGATGGTAACGCCTAGTACGACCATCACAAATCTGCGATAAGTAATATGGATCCAaggaagcactagagaaaaaacAACGTCAAAGAAGGAAGATTGAATCAAGCATGCCCAGTTGCTTTCTCTTGGTAGGGTCGTTTATCTTGGTGATTAAACCGGAGTACGACTACACGGCAGCAGGCTTAGGCAGCAAGCGTGTCCAAAGATAATGTTTCTCCCAACTCGCCACGCGTACTTTTTAATAGTAATGCTTAATTAAAATCGCAAGGCGCCGGTGGATCGACTGTGACATCGGCACGCCGTTTCAGTCTGGGTCCTTATGGATTGGAATAGGTGGTTGCGTGTGGCCTGTGAGCGTATACCATTTTTCGCTATCTCGGCATATCTATTATGGGCTAATTTGCACAATATTCTCCCAATAATAGTACGTGCGAGGCTCCACGGTTATGCTGGAGTACATTCCCGCTTTCCCAGCGACGAAGCATCATGGCTtgttccccgcaaaaaaaaaagcaTCATGGCTTGTAATAATAAATGTATTTTGGGTGCTTTTGACTCTTCAGCAAGATGAGGCCATTTAGAAATGCTCAGCCGAGTTTATTAGCATCGTTAAAGTTGTGAATTTGTAGATGTAAAGTTCAAAAAGGAAATTGTGTAGGTAAACATTGAGATCAGATCAAAGCTGACTACATGACATGACAATTAATGACAAAACGGGGCGCTTAATTTGTCTATAAGGAATGTACCATGTGATGCATTCACTAGATAGCACTTTCTAGGGAGTAACTACAAACATCACTCTGCCTAGCAAAAACACATGCAATTCCCACAAAGAAGATTGTCAACCTATACCCTAACTGAAGATGTACAATAAAGATGTCCAAACTCTTTTACCAGCTTATTAGCACTGGATGACCCCCTTGCCCGGATGCTGCCTGACCCAAGGCGACCGATGTGAAATTCTTAATCTTTTCCGTTATTACGTAATACTATGCATACTGTAGTAGTACATTAGTTGACCTAACCTAGCTAATCAAATATGGCTGGACAAAACTGTGCCTACCACCAAACCACACAGAAAGCAAACCCTTTCTTTTTTAATCACGGTAGGGTTGGAAAATTTCAGGATAGCTACCCCGCTAGTGGAACAAGCATCTCCTATAGCTAATCCTAAATTCCTAACACACTTGGAACTTGTGGGCACAGATAACTACAAACCTCTGATACGTTCTGACTTGGTCATTTGGCCACACTTCATTTGGCAGCATGGGAAACGGAGACAGGTATGAGATCATCCTGTTCATTCTTTAATTCTAACAAAATAGAAACAGAAAAATAGGGTTCATCAGAAATGTTAGGTGTATACCACGTATGAAAGTCATGTGCAGCTGGATTAGCAATATATACTTCAATACTTGTATAGTTGCAAAATTTTCAATTCTTACACATGTAGGTACAGCAAATATTTTGCCCACATTTCCCACAACTGTGGCAGTGCACTGGGggaagcttctgtgaaagaaacCATCAGCAAGGGCCTAACGGAACCGAAGTAATTGACGGTATATCACAAGAGTTGTAGTATCAAGTAGCCCAAACATCCAAACAGGACATACATGGCCCTCCCCACGCATTCTTAAAAGCAAAATATAATGGTGCTGCAAGTAAAGCAGAAACACGCACACAAGATTCGGAAGGGAAGAGAACAAACTAATATACCACTTACAACTGACCACAGGAAGGTATGTAACTTGATCAAAATTCACAGGAGATTTTACGAACTTCTGTTTCTGTTAGATCTATAAGGGCAGTCAGTATATGAGCAGCCAGCCCAAACTTTTGAGATGCTACTCTAGACTTGTACATTCACATTAGTGATTGGACCCATCAAAGGTGTTAAGACAGTCATGCTCCAGTAGCACCTCTAGGCCTTCTCTTTCCCTGTAGAGGTTAGTATATGTAATGTCGAGGCATGGATTGTTGTGCTTTGGTTGGGATCCTTCCCTCGGGCTGACCCAGGCCTCCTGATGCTGTGTGAACGCTCCATATTACTCTTCAAAAACTTCTGCACAGGCTTAGGTAGGCGCGCAATCACTCGGGTTGAAGTAACAAGAAGTATCACCCCCGTAATAATGAAGAACCTGAAAGGAGAACCAACTCTTTAGTGTCCCTCAGCCAATTCAAAAAAGTGGAGCAGAGGTCAGAGAGCACAAAGAGACAACACATTTGTTCAATCCAATTTGTCAATAGACGATATGACTCCTTACACGGTACACTACTGGTGTTATTGTCCTAATCTATTGCACCCAATATACATTAGGTATTTCAGCAAAGCTGAATTTGCATATCCGTAACCTCAATAGACTGAGAAAGAACTTGATATATTCTCTCATGATCAAAGTTGCCAACAAAGAGTACATAACAAGCACATGCTACATGAATTCCATATATAGTCCCAAGAGAAGGACCCACCCCACTTGCAATTTAGTGAGGCAAATAGCAGAGCATATCAGGTGGAAATCTCAAAAAATGCGTCTGTAGCTGCATGATTACAAGAGATGGCTCACATTGGGGCGGGATATCCCCACACAATCAAAACAGTTTCACAGACATCCCAACAACTGCAAAATTGCGAATCGCCCCAAACACTCACTACTCTGGAAGTCTTCCTCCCTCTACTCCAGCATTGTCTTCCTCCCCAACATCAATGCCACCTCACTCACTTTAGACCTGCATGGGATTATCCATCGCTGCCTCCCTCTCTGCACATTCCACAAGATGGTGCCTGTGGTTGTAGGTGGCTAACCTTTCGTCTCCATCTCACCAGATCTACCCACATCCGGCTTTCCCACAGCATAGATAAGGCAGTGACTGTTTCCCAGCTCCTGCTCAATGCGACGGTGGAGCCCCTTGGGCCTTGGATGCACAACCATCCCCAGATTTGGGCATGGGTGGTCCTACTGCTGCTATATCTATCAAGGAGATACTGCCATACAGAACAAGAGGTTTCTGCCACCTCCAGTATTGCCTATCATCACTGCGTCCACAATGTATGTTAAGTGTTCCACCACCATCACCCCCTACCCCACCACGCAACCTCCCCTCGTGATCACAATCACAAAAATTCATAGTTTAGCCAGGATCTCACGGTTATCGGATACATTGCCAATGCAATAGCCTTAAAGGTGCAGGCattgaaaagaaaaaaaaacaatgTACTCCCTTCGATCCATATTACTTGTCACAGCTTCAGTACAAAGTTGTGTACTAAAGCAGCGACAATTAGTATGGGTCGGGGGGAGTAGCTAACTACAGAAGCAGGGAAAAGGGAATCAGATCAGTCTTCAGCAATagcacacaacacagaaagaAAAACACAATGTAGTATAAT from Triticum urartu cultivar G1812 chromosome 3, Tu2.1, whole genome shotgun sequence encodes:
- the LOC125544425 gene encoding casein kinase 1-like protein 2 isoform X1, with translation MEPRVGNKFRLGRKIGSGSFGEIYLGTNIQTNEEVAIKLENVKTKHPQLLYESKIYRILQGGTGIPNVRWFGVEGDYNVLVMDLLGPSLEDLFNFCSRKLSLKTVLMLADQMINRVEFVHSKSFLHRDIKPDNFLMGLGRRANQVYVIDFGLAKKYRDTSTHQHIPYRENKNLTGTARYASVNTHLGIEQSRRDDLESLGYVLMYFLRGSLPWQGLKAGTKKQKYEKISEKKVATSIEALCRGYPTEFTSYFHYCRSLRFDDKPDYSYLKRLFRDLFIREGFQFDYVFDWTILKYQQSQIASAPPRVAGHGAGPSGLTPPVLQNDSQSGAVEGRISGWSAMDRRRAPPPIASVGTSNKQKAPVGNDAPISKDPAISGSNFLGRSSGSSRRAAVSSSRDAVASDTFEPSRSRTTDASPGAFRRTSGAQRSPPVDSAEPQRSSSARHSSNPKNYESALKGIEGLNFDGDERAQY
- the LOC125544425 gene encoding casein kinase 1-like protein 2 isoform X2, with the protein product MEPRVGNKFRLGRKIGSGSFGEIYLGTNIQTNEEVAIKLENVKTKHPQLLYESKIYRILQGGTGIPNVRWFGVEGDYNVLVMDLLGPSLEDLFNFCSRKLSLKTVLMLADQMINRVEFVHSKSFLHRDIKPDNFLMGLGRRANQVYVIDFGLAKKYRDTSTHQHIPYRENKNLTGTARYASVNTHLGIEQSRRDDLESLGYVLMYFLRGSLPWQGLKAGTKKQKYEKISEKKVATSIEALCRGYPTEFTSYFHYCRSLRFDDKPDYSYLKRLFRDLFIREGFQFDYVFDWTILKYQQSQIASAPPRVAGHGAGPSGLTPPVLQNDSQSGAVEGRISGWSAMDRRRAPPPIASVGTSNKQKAPVGNDAPISKDPAISGSNFLGRSSGSSRRAAVSSSRDAVASDTFEPSRSRTTDASPGAFRRTSGAQRSPPVDSAEPQRSSSARHSSNPKNYESALKGDATRRM